In Ornithodoros turicata isolate Travis chromosome 1, ASM3712646v1, whole genome shotgun sequence, the DNA window GCACGTGAATCCTCTCAGAATGCGCCGCTATCCAGCCAGAGGTACAGCACCATGCACTGGCGACCAATTCAGACCGCCCTCATGGTGCGAAATACTCAAGCGCCCTACCGGTCTATCGGATGATCTCTTGCTCGACTCACTGTTGGACCCCAGAAGCGGTTTCAAGAGCTTCCTCTCCACTTGCAATCGCGACTCCGAAGCCATTCGTACCGCCGTCATACTCCTGGAAAAAGCTTCTTCAATACCTTTGCCTTCACAGAAACTGATGAAGCTCTTCAGCGCCGTAGCATTTTCTGAGTCATTCATGGTTTTCCAACTACCCTTGCTGTTTTCAGACTGCAAGGCTAAAGCAGGCCGGGATAACGTAGATGTTATTCAGAAGTCGATCTCTCTGCTGACTCGACTTCAAGCCTCACTTCCAGCAACGACAGCGCAGCATCTGGTAACACTTTTGCCATTAGTAACAGACCTCGTGAGATCCACGGAAGAAGCGTTGCCCAAGGAACTCGGAGATACACTTTCCGAGCTGGAAGCTATGAGGGATTCCTTCCTGACAGAAACACACGCAAGGGAGATGGTAAAGCAGGAGCGATTGCACGCATCGTCGCCACCGGACAACTTCAGAGATGTTCCCGTGATACCGTTAGTGTCTGAATTGGTCGCCTCCACGAAGCCATTCTTGAGGCCGAACATCGTCCGTGGAGCTTACGCTGACATCGACCATTACTTAGATGTCCAGTACAGACTTTTGCGGGAGGACTTCGTGAGGCCCTTGCGTGAGGGGCTGCAGAAGCTCGTTCGGGCAGGCATGCAGATCAGGCGTACGGATGGCATGAATGTTTACCATAACGTCCAGGTAGGGCAGTCCGAGATCACAAGGATTGGTATTGTTCACGAACTCTTGTTCAACGCCTCTGCTTTTCGAAGGGTCAACTGGGAAAGGACAAAACGGTTCATGACCGACAACTTGATTTGCTTGTCGAACGATGGCTTCCAGACTATCTTCTTCGCCACAGTGAAGAGGAGAGATCCCGAGAAGTTAAAAGTAGGAAGACTCATTGTGATGTTCGAGGATCCCTTCGTTGAGACTATTATCTGGAACCGCTACACCATGGTGGAAACACAAATTTACTTTGAAGCGTACAAGCACAACCTTGTGGCGTTGCAGGCTATTTCTCCATACGCGTTGCCATTCTACAAGTACATCGTAGAAGCAACTCCCGAAGTAAATAGTCCAGCGTACATGGATGGGAATACGACGTACGACATAAGTCCCCTGTGTAAGAAATCATCCCAGCCGAGGCCTGTAACCGTTTTGGACGAGAATCAATGGCCATCTCTCGAAGACCTTCAGCTTGATGCATCTCAGCTGGCTGCTGTGAAGATGGCTCTGCTCAAGGAATTTTCGGTAATCCAGGGCCCACCAGGCACTGGGAAGACTTACATCGGTCTGAAAATTGTGGAGGTGCTTCTAAGGAACATCAAGTTGTGGCGAAGAGACAGTCATCCCATTCTCGTTGTCTGCTACACTAACCATGCTCTAGACCAGTTCCTGGAAGGAATTCTGAGAACAACTCGTGCCATTGTACGCATTGGTGGGAGATGTAGCAGCAAATCATTGGAGCCATTTACACTGTCTAGTAACAGGATGGCCGCGGCGTGGCTTGACGATGAGAGTGAAGAGAAATGCAGAGAATTGCAGGAAAAGCTCCAAGTATTATCAACAAGGATGTCCGGAATATATGCAGTAAGCTGCGATTATTTTGATCTCGAGGAACACATGTCGCAACGTGTGCAGGACAGTTTTAGTCGGTATTATTCCGTTGTGGCAAAGGGATTTGGAACCTGGCTTGAACTCAGTGCCTTAAAAAGGGATTTCATTGAGGAATTGGAACATAGGACACAGAATGAGAAACCGCAAGATGAACTTCGAGATGACAAGATTGAAGAAGAAGAGTTAGATGAGGATCTTGAAATGGATCGGTACGATGACGATGAACTCTATCGTAGAATCGGAGGTCCTGCGGCAGCTGGAGCCTCTGCCGCGTTGAGCCCTAATGGAGCAAACAGTGCAGAGATAGAAAAGGAGCATGCATGGTGCCTTCATTTGTACCAGCTAGTTTCGAATGGCGACAGGGCTGAGAATGACTTTCAAGTGACTGATGTGTGGAACCTCCATGTCCAAGAACGTTGGAAGCTTTACCGGTACTGGGCGTCAGCGGCTATAGGTGCCATGCAGGAAGTTGTAGCTGAGGCCAGGGCTGGTGTAGCAGAAATAAAAGAAATTTTGGTGCAGGAGCAGTTACATGAAGAGCTCTCTGTTTTTGCAAAGGCTCATGTCGTTGGAGCTACCACGACGGGAGCAGCAAAAAATCGTGCTTTGATTCAGCGGTTGCAGCCAACAGTAGTCATTGTGGAAGAGGCGGCAGAAGTGTTGGAAGCGCACGTGGTCACAAGTTTAGCCTCGACTACGCAGCACCTGATCCTGATCGGTGACCACAAACAACTAAGACCCTCGAGCGCTGTGTATGAGCTTGCAACACGGTATAAGATGGAGGTCTCACTCTTCGAGAGGATGCTAACAAATGGCATGGCTTGTCAACAGCTCGAGGTTCAGCACAGGATGCGACCGGAATTTACGAGGTTGCTTGTTCCACACTTTTACGAGACGCTAGAAAACTTCCCGAGTGTTGAACGCTACCAGAACATCAGAGGCATGGACAACAATATATTCTTCGTGACTCACAAAATCTTCGAGGCCGACGAGGCCGACACAAAGAGTCACACTAACGTTCACGAAGCCGGATTTGTAGTGTGTCTAGCCGAGTACCTTCTGAACCAGGAATACGATTCGGCTCAAATTACGATCCTTACACCATACAGCAGTCAAATGTTTCTCCTGAAAGACTTGGCCAAAAACAGGGCTTGTCGCGGTATTCGCATAACAGTGGTGGATAATTTCCAGGGTGAAGAGAACGACATCATCATCCTTTCCCTTGTTCGTTCCAACCCAGAAAAAAAAGTCGGTTTCATGAAGATACCAAACAGGGTTTGCGTTGCCCTGTCGAGGGCAAGGAAAGGACTGTACTGCGTAGGAAACTTCGACATCATCGGTCAGTCTAGCGAAATATGGGAGAACATTATGAAAGAACTGCAAAGTCTACATGCGACTGGACCCGAGCTACGACTGCGCTGCCCGAACCACCCGGAGACTGTTACCGCTGTGAAAACAGCAGACGACTTTGCGAAGGTTCCAGGAGGTGGTTGCGGCATACCATGTACGGCTCGCTTGGACTGCGGCCACACGTGCGGCTTGCTCTGCCACGGATACGACACATTCCACGAGGCGATCACGTGTGAAAAGAGGTGCGAGAGGAAGTGCCACAACGGCCACGACTGCAGATTGCTCTGTTGGGAGAATTGCGAGGATTGTACCATACCAGTCCTTACGCAGTTCCAACCCTGTGGCCATTCATGCGAAATTGCTTGCTGCGAAACCCGTGCACAACTTTGTCCGTTGCCGTGCGACAAGATATTAAAATGTGGTCACAAATGTCCCGCGGCATGCAGCATGTTGTGTGATAATATGTGTACAGTTGTCGTAACCGTAAAGGGTGATTGTGGCCATGACATCCACCTCCAGTGTTGGTACTTGAGGAGGGGCAGCGTGAGCGCCAGGTGCGAGGCACCCTGTGAAAAGACGCTGTCGTGCGGTCATCGTTGCTTGCAAGAATGCGCAGAACGTTGTCGCTGCACTACGAGAGTAATGGCCACAAAAACATGTGGACATAAAACTGAAATCGATTGCACCCTATTGAAAAGCTCTACTACTACTGCCTTAGCTCTGAACAGCTTCCGCTGCAATGATCCTTGTGAAAAAACGCTTCAATGTGGGCATCGCTGTCCCCGAAAATGTTTTGAATGGTGTTGGGCTGATTTGTGTGAAGTACCGGTAACTGCAAAGTGTGAAGGAGGCCATTCAAACGAAGTTCCGTGCTTCATGTCAGAAAGCTATAATTGCTTGAAGGAATGTACCAAGACGCTAGACTGTGGTCACCAGTGCACACTTCCGTGCGGAGAACTCTGCAGTGCCACACCATGCAAAGTAAATACATTTGCAGATCTGCAATGCGGTCATCAAGTGTCCGTTCCTTGCCACGTGAGATTCGGACTTGAATATTTGAAGGAGAAACCAGGTGATCTCGAAGCATTCTACGTGGAACACAAAAATGTACTTACATGCAACCAACAAGTACAGGCGACTTGCGCAGCAGGACATAAGATAAAGGTACCTTGCTCTTCAGTGGACGGCAGCAAAGTGGTACCCAGATCCCGCTGTCACGCTCCTTGCAACGTTACTCTTGCTTGTGGCCATCCCTGTGCATCTGCTTGCTCCAAATGTGCTGAGGTAAAGGATCATCCGCCATGTACCAAGCGCTGCGAGAAGAGGCTGCCATGCGGACATACCTGCACTGACACGTGCACACGGCCTTGTGCAATATGCAACGAGAGCTGCTTGTTGATTTGCGTGCACAGACCATGCAGCCTTCCTTGCGGCTATCCCTGCCTCCCGTGTTGTCTGCCTTGTCGGTGGAAGTGCGAGCACGCCCAATGCACCGCTACGTGCTCGGAGCCATGCAACAGAGAGCCGTGCAGCGAACCCTGTCCGAAGAAGCTTCCGTGTAAACACCCTTGCTTAGGATACTGCGGTGAGCCATGTCCGAACGTGTGCAGAACCTGCAGATGGTATAAGTACATCAAGGGTGATGTTCGCTTCGTTCTTCTGCTTGACTGTGGTCATTCAGTGCCAGACAACGTCCTGTCGAAGCTCTTCGAAGAAGCCAGGAGGCACCAAACAGGTCCAGTGAAGTGTCCGGTCTGCAAACGCAATATCACATTTAATTTCAGGTATGATATATGAGTGTTTTGAACATCGTTTTTCCCGAACTGGGTGTAGTTCTGTACGCGCCCTtgtgaattaaaaaaaaattcgaaTAATTCGCACAGTTGAAAGAGCCATACGtacatatacgaggggtgttcaagtcaaaccgggactttttatttttcacaaaagtaaaatgaacttacaggcgagaaattactTTTATCTTTCAACGTactctccagctgcactaatgcacttgtcccagcgtttcacgagggcttggatgccagcagcgtagaaatccttatcCGGCGCGTAACAGCCATGattggaccgcattcttgacctcgtcgtcgcagctgaagtggcggctcccaaggaacgccttcagtggaccgAAGGGATGGAAATCGGTGGGGGCGACGTCTGGACTGTAAGTGGAATGCGGCAGCacctcccagccaagttcctgtaaggtgtgtgccgtgagatgcgcggtatgcgggcgtgcattgtcctgtaggaggaggactcctttggtgatgaggtctggccgcttttgcttcagcgccttatgcacatccctgagaacctggcagtaatatgcactactgatcgcactatatgcactattgatatcgaggCAGGTTATCCGTCGGTATtaaggatcaggcgctccacaagttggatgttctcaggaactctgacactgggctctgagccgcctcggccgggatcgtcctgcactgatgtactgccgtctcggaaccgtttgcaccactcaaacgctttgctgcggctaagtgtatcgtgaccatactgagcctgaagtcttctgtgaatttcagatgactttactccttcattcacgagaaacttcatgacaatgcgCTGTTCTATGTGCGCgttcacctcgttgtcggccatcttgtccagcacgtgtcttctgttttgcacaaactttgtaccaccacgtggtgaacgcggaggcgtgtagcgtgtgaaaatgacgaaaaagaagtagcgcgagccatttgtacactcaggagacagaaagtcccggtttgacttgagcaCCCCTCGTATGTACGTATCGCTCTGACTCGCATCAGATTGTGCCGCCTCTCCATATGACGGATTCCGTTGTAAAGTTGAAAATACTTGTACGGTTAATTTTGTTTTCGATTATTTATTTTCTCACGTTCTTCGGTGCTCtacacactaaaaaaaaaaagggggtgtgaaaaggtggtcaCTTCTATActtagcgtctgataaagggtgtaaaagggtggtaaaagaaattatcatacatccaaattgctacaaaaaggcgtacgcctcccccccccactccccctcgctcaccgaatccgAAGCGATAGCCCCATAATTCGTTGCagtggttggcggacaacgtgctgtgcggtgaagttctcttttgaGGGtgaggtagaactttgcaaccttttaggcacaacatgtgcgacaactattacctcctgaaaggtgtaactgctccatccTTTTTTGTAAGAGTGTAGGTGTCAGCAGTTCGCAAGCGTTTTGCACTTTCAGGTTGTGCTTTTCTTACTTTTTGTCTTGAAATTtttgcagttcataattgtggATGCGGAACAGCATCCCGCGGATTTTGCAACAGACATATAGTCTGCTTGGCGCGTTGCACAAAGTCACATAAGTGCAGATTTACGCCCACGCTGGCGCTCCAGGCAATCACAGAGTCATAACTACGCAAGATACGGGAACTGCATAGCATTAGCATGATTTCCTCTGCTTTTATGAGGTGCAATCATGATAGATTTACGATGGAAGAttaaagttactgaaaaggttagccaggtgtaggactcgaacccacatcttctggatttacggtccagggctcttgaggcctttgaggccttgtatgtatttgtcctttctatgttgttccagcctcagaacatctgttctCTCATGATAGATTTATTGATCCGAACTTCTGCATCTTGCCCACATTTTTACCCTCTGTCACACATGACACCAAGATTAAAAAAGACGAGTGCAAGTCTGATCATCGCATAAAATCAAACTATGAGCGCGACATTTGTGTTTGGAacggaaaggggggggggtatatttattaagaaaaaggaaaggaaaggtcaaccaGACGGTACGGAAGATTCAACTGTTCGTCGTACGAGGATGCCTGTACGCAGCGAGTTCTTCAGCAGCAAAAAAGTAGAAGGTTACACAAAATATCCTTCTTCTGAATAAAACCGTTTTATTGGACAAAGTAAGCGGTTTGCCTTACTTGAAGAACCGCAAAAATCTATGCCATTGCCTGATAATTACTAGTTGCTTGTGGCGCAGCGTCTATGATGACACGGCGTCTCGATGGCATGCATATTACATCATGAtaggggaccgagagacacggaacaaaaagAACAAGAACATCAAGAATTAGAAGAACATGAGCACAAAATTGTGAGAAACTCGATCTTCATGTTGGCGGGAAGAAATTACAGAGGGTGATTGAATCCACCACACGACGAATTCAGCTGCTCCCATAaacagatccccccccccccccgcaaaaaagagagaaaaaactaGCTGCTTTATCGATAAATATCGGCCAAAGGCCAAATAATCGGTTAACTTAGCGTATGCTTGATGAATCACACGGTCCTAATAGATTGACTCTAACGTGCTTCTCTGAATAAATGTGAAGtgctgacaaggcagcatccctcttgtcaggtggTCAAGGATCCTACACTTTTACAAGGTCAACGTTGCGGTTGTTCAGCCTGAATGTGCACTGCTACTGAGGCTTGTCTGTTTGCAGGCACACTGTCAGTaaaggattattattattaccgcttttgattcgaagaaCGAGGGGGCCATAGGCCTTCCTGTAGCAATTTGTatacatatatttttatatatacacatatacagCAATTTGTATGCATATACTGTATTTGATAactacaaaaaggtgtacgtctctctctctctcttcaaatccgaagcgataaccctatcattcgtggcagtgcgctgttagaaatgaaaatttttaagagtgtagttggcgcagaacgtgccatgcggtgaagttctgttctgagaggcCACCCTTACTAAGCTCGTATGAGATGACAAAATCCGTGGAATGGGAATTCTGGCTGGGAAAAACGGTAGGATATTTAGGGACTTGACGAACCGGCACCAGGGGAACTAAGATTTGAAAAATACTGCAATATCTGCGTAAATTTACAGTAAAGTTACAATTACATATTACAATTACTCTAACCAAAAGCGATAGCTAGTTAGAGCTACAAGATACTTCCGTACAAAAGTAGCCAGTTACTGCAGCTATTGCTGTAATAGGTAACCAGCTACAGTTACTTGTAACCTAGTTACACCTGGCCAACTCTGCCACCTTTCCTTATCTTACAGTAGTGGCGTGTGCAACGTTTATCACTGGTATGATTTATCTAATCCCATTTTCATGGACTGCATCCAGATACGGTACATTCGTCCGGGAGTACATGGAAACTATCAACAAGGAGAAGATGCTCATCTACGACCGTGCCGCAAAGCCCGATATGGTCGCAAGCTCTCAGAAGGAAGAAGTTGACGGTGCTGCAGCTAGATTGTTTCAACTGCGTCCGAACGCCAGAGTGAACAATGGAGGAGGCATGGACAGAAGATTTCCGATGACACCTGGACTCACGACGACTCCCTTGGGTTCAGGATCTTGGCGACAAAACCAAAGGGACATGTCGTACAGCAATCGAGTACCAAGAGGAAACGGAGCGGAGTACAGTCGACATATGGACAGTGCGTATGGACAACGAAGTTCTCGAGGTAGCGACCGTGGCCTGTGGAGAACATGGAGGACCGGTGGTCAGCCTCCTAATGCTCAGGCATCGCGCTTTTCAGCGTTGGACCCTCATGCCAGTGGTGCTACTCCTGCGGTACCCAGCGTAGAAGGTCAACAAAATGGCGTTTCTGAAAGAGGTGGCTTCAGCGGAAGGTCACTTGGTCGGGGAAGAGGAGGTCGTGGCAGGGGGTCGCGTGGCAGTAGAAGGGGTTCATAGAAATTTCCTGCACATCGCTGTGTTTATATGCGTAAAGTTTTCTTGATGGACACTTGGCTTAGGGGACGCCGAGTACTGAATATGTACAGTTTAGAATACATAGAAATATAGAAACAGAATATGTTTCCTCCCAACGGCTTCCGTGTGTAACTCGagttcgttaatatgacacttcGTTTATATGACAATGGCCGGTATTTTCAGCACAACTAGGGTCGGGCACGTGTACTTTACCGTCGCTACTATGACCGTGGGTAACTGAACCGTTGGTTCTCCTAACCTATAACGGCCAAAACGCGCTTCCGGGGAGACTCATGGTGCCCCTGCGTGAA includes these proteins:
- the LOC135378853 gene encoding NFX1-type zinc finger-containing protein 1-like; protein product: MRRYPARGTAPCTGDQFRPPSWCEILKRPTGLSDDLLLDSLLDPRSGFKSFLSTCNRDSEAIRTAVILLEKASSIPLPSQKLMKLFSAVAFSESFMVFQLPLLFSDCKAKAGRDNVDVIQKSISLLTRLQASLPATTAQHLVTLLPLVTDLVRSTEEALPKELGDTLSELEAMRDSFLTETHAREMVKQERLHASSPPDNFRDVPVIPLVSELVASTKPFLRPNIVRGAYADIDHYLDVQYRLLREDFVRPLREGLQKLVRAGMQIRRTDGMNVYHNVQVGQSEITRIGIVHELLFNASAFRRVNWERTKRFMTDNLICLSNDGFQTIFFATVKRRDPEKLKVGRLIVMFEDPFVETIIWNRYTMVETQIYFEAYKHNLVALQAISPYALPFYKYIVEATPEVNSPAYMDGNTTYDISPLCKKSSQPRPVTVLDENQWPSLEDLQLDASQLAAVKMALLKEFSVIQGPPGTGKTYIGLKIVEVLLRNIKLWRRDSHPILVVCYTNHALDQFLEGILRTTRAIVRIGGRCSSKSLEPFTLSSNRMAAAWLDDESEEKCRELQEKLQVLSTRMSGIYAVSCDYFDLEEHMSQRVQDSFSRYYSVVAKGFGTWLELSALKRDFIEELEHRTQNEKPQDELRDDKIEEEELDEDLEMDRYDDDELYRRIGGPAAAGASAALSPNGANSAEIEKEHAWCLHLYQLVSNGDRAENDFQVTDVWNLHVQERWKLYRYWASAAIGAMQEVVAEARAGVAEIKEILVQEQLHEELSVFAKAHVVGATTTGAAKNRALIQRLQPTVVIVEEAAEVLEAHVVTSLASTTQHLILIGDHKQLRPSSAVYELATRYKMEVSLFERMLTNGMACQQLEVQHRMRPEFTRLLVPHFYETLENFPSVERYQNIRGMDNNIFFVTHKIFEADEADTKSHTNVHEAGFVVCLAEYLLNQEYDSAQITILTPYSSQMFLLKDLAKNRACRGIRITVVDNFQGEENDIIILSLVRSNPEKKVGFMKIPNRVCVALSRARKGLYCVGNFDIIGQSSEIWENIMKELQSLHATGPELRLRCPNHPETVTAVKTADDFAKVPGGGCGIPCTARLDCGHTCGLLCHGYDTFHEAITCEKRCERKCHNGHDCRLLCWENCEDCTIPVLTQFQPCGHSCEIACCETRAQLCPLPCDKILKCGHKCPAACSMLCDNMCTVVVTVKGDCGHDIHLQCWYLRRGSVSARCEAPCEKTLSCGHRCLQECAERCRCTTRVMATKTCGHKTEIDCTLLKSSTTTALALNSFRCNDPCEKTLQCGHRCPRKCFEWCWADLCEVPVTAKCEGGHSNEVPCFMSESYNCLKECTKTLDCGHQCTLPCGELCSATPCKVNTFADLQCGHQVSVPCHVRFGLEYLKEKPGDLEAFYVEHKNVLTCNQQVQATCAAGHKIKVPCSSVDGSKVVPRSRCHAPCNVTLACGHPCASACSKCAEVKDHPPCTKRCEKRLPCGHTCTDTCTRPCAICNESCLLICVHRPCSLPCGYPCLPCCLPCRWKCEHAQCTATCSEPCNREPCSEPCPKKLPCKHPCLGYCGEPCPNVCRTCRWYKYIKGDVRFVLLLDCGHSVPDNVLSKLFEEARRHQTGPVKCPVCKRNITFNFRYGTFVREYMETINKEKMLIYDRAAKPDMVASSQKEEVDGAAARLFQLRPNARVNNGGGMDRRFPMTPGLTTTPLGSGSWRQNQRDMSYSNRVPRGNGAEYSRHMDSAYGQRSSRGSDRGLWRTWRTGGQPPNAQASRFSALDPHASGATPAVPSVEGQQNGVSERGGFSGRSLGRGRGGRGRGSRGSRRGS